The Clupea harengus unplaced genomic scaffold, Ch_v2.0.2, whole genome shotgun sequence DNA window TCCAGAATTTACCCACGGCACCCACTGAAGCTCCGCTAGTGGGCAAAAGCCTTGTATCATGTTTGATTTAAAGATAATACACATTTCGGGATAACCCAAACCCCACTCCGTAGAACATACTTTACACAGCACCATATCAGAAAAATTGTATCTGTTCAATATGCTGACTAATAATTTCCTATAGATCTTTTCCCCAAATGATCATTCGTTGCTATAAGGTCACACACAGTTGTGTTCTATTGTGTACAATTGCATCGTGCTCGAGTTCCAATGACTTGAAACCCATCCAAAGGTAGTACGAATTAGTCAATGGCAAACCACATCTAAATACAGAGAGGAAAACCACAAACttcagatatatatatatttttttttttacatataccGCCAGCAGATATTAGAACTACAGAGTATGACAGAATTACAATTGTCGATGTACAGAAAAATAACCTTACCATTACCACATGATGTATCTCGAAGGATCTCCAGGTGAAGACTGAATGAGTGGTAAAATTCAGTGAGGCATCATGTATAAGCACCCGCACTTATATTCTTTTTGTGTCCAGTAAGTAAAATGTCTCAATGGCTGCTGCTACTTAAATGTGCTCCCTTTTATATTCTTCCTGCCTCAAAATGTACAGAATGACCAAATCTATCACTTAGCACACAGTAGGCTCCATGGTAGGCTTTTATTGGACTGGCTGGCTAACAATGATCGTGTGTCTAGACAATTCATTCCCCCATTTTAGCGGTCATCTGTCAGCTGAATTCTTCCACTGGCCAGAGACTGTTCCATGAAGAATGTTATAACAATCGAGCATTTGTGACCACTGTTGGACCACAAACGACTCAGTTTTGGGAAAATAAGATGGGCATTTTCTAAACAGGCCTACCCAGAACTGTGGAAATGTGTCGGTGCGGCTGACAAACACAACTACTAGTGCTAGTAACAAGACACAAAACATTGGTTATTTttcataattatatatatttcttgAACATCAATATATCCTTTCCAGTTGGAAGCATTCAGACCAATAAAACAACATCACAGCCTTAAATATATGAATATGCATACCCAATTCTGAGACACAGCACATACCTTGTGTTACAGAGAATGACAGAATCATTCAGTTTGACTGAAGACTCAGTTAAGTGTGCAGTTAAAGCATTTTAAAATCTGACCAAGAAAATGGATGTAATGCTGTTCAGCTAATCTCCATAGCACAGAAGTAACCTACTTTACAATCTACATTGCACCTCGTCGTCACTGAACACAGTCTGCACAATGCTTTGAGGATGCAAATACTATCTATGCTGAAATCAGGAAACCAATGCTGGAGAATCAGTTCCTCTTCGTCATATGGTTCTTATTTCCCTTGCCAAAGACCTGTTGTATGGTTCTATGCCCTGCTCAAATGCCAAGTGTATGTGGCTTAGGAAAGGACAAAAAAGGGTTTACACCGCATTCGTTTTAACATGACAAATCAAAACACTGGGCTTCAGGAATACCAGAAGGTGCAGTGAGTTGTCAGGTAATGGTTACTGTCCATGGGACTGGTGTGTTGTATAAACGTAAGCATCACTGAGCAATAATGGACAGACCACAACAAAAATAGTGGACGTAGcactaaaaaacacatttggtcTTTCTTCTGTTTCATAAGGAACATcgacatttatatacacacacacacagacagacatgaggaTGAGACCGTTCACacaatcaaaataaaaaaccaaaacaacacaacaccaaaTACTGGACTCGTTGCCCTTGTTTTGCAGCCATTTGCTCTGCTTCTGGGGCAGTGTCATCCATTAATCCATGAACTTCCGGTTCGGGTTGGCGCCAAAGAGGGTCACCCTGATCTCGGGCAtcatctgaaagagagaggaaaccaCTTTTATAGTCATACATCCAGAGGTTCAGTGATGTAGCCACTGACATTGTACAGAAGAAAGAGCTGCATGGACATTCTACAATTTCTACAGCTACAACAGAGTAAATCATTCCATTTCCATTCTCAGTTGAGCTATAGGAAATAAAACACTATCCTTTTTCCTTCATCTAAAAGTTTCAAGTAAAATCAGTATCGCATAACAAAGCTTAGTGCATGTATGGTACAACCTAGCCTAACGATGTCTAAAACGAGTTCATAAAGTGTTTAGATTCCACAGCCAGTCCTACACTTTACCTGCTGGGCCATAAGATCAAGCCTGCTCTCCAGGGTGTTGGAGACTTTGATTTTCCCATCTCCATTGTAGATTTCAATACCTCCAGAgctgtgaggacacacacacacacacacacaattacctgGACTGCAACAAAATAACAGTATATTAAGACAGACAATTATGACATAGTGAATCCCTTACATGTCCGAAGAGAGACATTTATCCTGATCAATGCGGACCTCAATGTTATTCTTCACTGCATCTTTGAAGATTGGGATGTCTTTCTGTACAGCAGCCTGAGAACAAACAAATCAgcaaatcaattatttttcactcCAGGTACTAATTTCAAATCTGGAGAACAGCTTCTACATATCTGTAAGACAGTGTATGATCACTTGACCACTGAAACGCCCCCTTCTTTGGCCACATATAGTGAAATATTCGACTGGGTTTCTGATGGGTATTTAGAGCCACAGTGATGTGACTACCAATAACACTTACCTGTACCACAGCCAGGTCCTGCTTACGGCACCGGAGGGTCACTTTGGTCTCCAGCAGCTGGTAGAAGCCCTGATAAGATACAGAAAACAAAGacattatcttttttttgttttttgtttacacacacacacacaatataaggTACAAATTAAAGGACTACTTGAtgctcaacacaacacatgttgtTATGCTATATCTATGAATTCACAGGTCAAGacacatttaaattatattataaaacTGTATTTTCATAGCGCTCTCCTATACTCAAGTACAACATAGTGGGTTCTCACCTGCAGCATGAGTCCCTCCATCAGTGCTGGGTATCTGGCAGGGTCTTTAGCCACATTAGCAAGTCGCTGACGAGCCTCATTCAAcaagtcctacacacacacacacacacacacacacacacacacacacttatcagaaCAACTTTACCATGACAAAGTTATTAAACACAGATGTAGTATGACAGACACCTACTGAAATCATGTCATCCCGAGCCTTCAGAACCTTGAGACGAGCCTGATTCATCAGGTTAGACATCTGACTGTTGGTGAGAAAGTGGGAAAATGTCTGTCATTCTACACAGAGGCTCAACTGGCTACACAACTGTCTAAGTGTGACAAATAGGAAGTCATCCACTATAGTTCAGGCCTGGTGGGAAATTCCATCTGTTGTAAGGGAAGGCACGAGGGCTGACTGGTGGTGCTGGCTGTAGTCAGGCTAgttgtcttggtgtgtgtgtgtgtgtgttggataaggggatctgtgtgtgactcacatTTTCTTCTGCTGCTCGATttgcttctccttcttctcgTAGTATTCCATTATCTTCAGACGCTGCGTCTGCACCAGGCGACCCTTCTCGATGTTGAACTCTTCCTCAGCCTGCAGAGGGGGACagtggtgtgtgagacagcgTGTTTTCTTGCAGATTGCAAATTATACATTATTTCTTGACATAATCAAATGGGTGCTAACTGTCAAAATGATTGAACACAACAGATTTTGGGACAAGCTGAGTGATGAAGAATATTTCATGAAAAGCGTTTCTCTTAAGTTTGATAAAAACTTTTTTGTGCAACTGCCATACAACATATGGATATAGGGGTGCCTCTACTAGTAGTTGTGTGAAAGATGAATCATGAATGAGTGTTGCTGTA harbors:
- the atp6v1e1b gene encoding V-type proton ATPase subunit E 1; amino-acid sequence: MALSDADVQKQIKHMMAFIEQEANEKAEEIDAKAEEEFNIEKGRLVQTQRLKIMEYYEKKEKQIEQQKKIQMSNLMNQARLKVLKARDDMISDLLNEARQRLANVAKDPARYPALMEGLMLQGFYQLLETKVTLRCRKQDLAVVQAAVQKDIPIFKDAVKNNIEVRIDQDKCLSSDISGGIEIYNGDGKIKVSNTLESRLDLMAQQMMPEIRVTLFGANPNRKFMD